One Terriglobales bacterium DNA segment encodes these proteins:
- a CDS encoding trehalose-phosphatase — protein sequence MAAAGEIVDREQFLERLARARQAALLLDYDGTLAPFREQRARALPYPGVPGLLKEIMHAGTRVVMITGRPAGEVVRLLGILPYPEIWGAHGLQRLKPDGSCELVTVDPDARQTLAEASAWLEHFGARRLAEFKPGSIALHWRGLPESAAAELRSKALLRWMPLSFRPRMALLEFDGGIELRVGERSKADAVRTVLAELDDDAAIAYLGDDQSDEEAFAALQPRGLAVLARPEWRPTA from the coding sequence GCCGCCCTGCTGCTCGACTATGACGGCACCCTGGCGCCGTTCCGCGAGCAGCGTGCACGCGCCCTCCCCTACCCGGGCGTGCCCGGTCTGCTCAAGGAGATCATGCACGCCGGCACGCGCGTGGTCATGATCACCGGCCGCCCCGCCGGCGAGGTGGTGCGCCTGCTGGGCATCCTTCCCTATCCCGAGATCTGGGGCGCGCACGGCCTGCAGCGCCTCAAGCCCGACGGCTCCTGCGAACTGGTGACCGTGGATCCCGACGCCCGCCAGACTTTGGCCGAGGCCTCCGCCTGGCTGGAGCATTTTGGGGCCCGGCGTCTGGCCGAGTTCAAGCCCGGCAGCATCGCCCTGCACTGGCGCGGCCTGCCCGAGAGCGCGGCCGCCGAACTCCGCAGCAAGGCCCTGTTGCGCTGGATGCCGCTCTCCTTCCGCCCGCGCATGGCGCTGCTGGAGTTCGATGGCGGCATCGAACTGCGCGTGGGCGAGAGGAGCAAGGCCGACGCCGTCCGCACCGTCCTGGCGGAGCTGGACGACGACGCCGCCATCGCCTACCTGGGCGACGACCAGAGCGACGAGGAAGCCTTCGCGGCGCTGCAGCCGCGCGGCCTCGCCGTCCTGGCCCGCCCGGAATGGCGCCCCACCGCC